The Fodinibius saliphilus genomic interval ATTGCCATTTTAGCAATAAAATCCCTCTTTGACTGAGCTGCTCCAGCCTCTTCAACGTTAGCACCTATACTAGTTCCACTTTTTAAAAGCTGTCTTGATATGACAAATTCATTTTTACTTACAAGAAGCTGACTAAGAGTAATTACCTTGAGGGCAAATTTAAAACTTTTTTCCTTAATTACATTTGGCTTATTCATGGACTTATTATACTGATTTAACTATTAGTATCAGTAGTAAGACCATTCAGTGAAACAAGGCTTACAAATTTTTAAGAAGCCTTTACATTCACCATCCAAAACTCACCATTTCCTACCACCCAACATTCAAAACTCAAAATTCAACATTATCTTTTAGGCCAATCAAAAAGCTGCCATTCTTCAAATCTTCTTTATTATAAGTTAAGGGTGATGAATGAGAACCTTCTCGCGCCGAATAGCGGTATACAGCATCACCCGCAGCAACATCCCACTCCATCGTAGGTCCCATACGCGGATAGATATCCGCTTTCCCCTCGGCCACCAGGCAAAACTTAAGGGAACTTCCGGCTGGAATTGTTTTCACTACATTTAACCCCTTTTCTTTCAGTTGTTCAACCAGCTTTCCGGATCCATGCGATCGACTTTGCATCGCTATAAGTTCATCATCTGATGTACTGGCTGTTGAGTAAATAGGCTCCGGGGCTTCGGTTCCAACTTGCTTGAAGGATCCTTTTCCTTTTTCAGCATAATACAGCGTTTCCTTATCCGGAACATACACCACCCCCATCACAGGAATACCATCATCAATAAGGGCGATGTTCACCGTAAATTCCCCATTCTTTTTGATAAACTCCTTGGTACCGTCAAGGGGATCCACGATCCAGAAGGTATCCCAGCCATTACGCTCATCATATGCGGGCACGCCGGACTCCTCCGATATAATGGGCGTTTCGGGATCCAGCTCTTTTAATGCATCAACGATAATATGATGTGAAGCCAAATCCGCTTTCGTCAAAGGAGAGTCATCATCCTTCCGGCTGATCTCTACATCCTGCGCATCATTATATATTTTCAACATCGCCTCGCCGGCCTCTTGTGCTATTCCAATAATCTCTTTTAACATCATACTTATGTTTTTAAAAATTTTAAAATACGTTCATTTTAGTTATGCCATGGCGGGGAGTCCCCAGTCACCCGACTTCCAACCCTCAACATTTACCTTCAACATCCAACACTGGCTTTCCTACAACGGCCAAATCAGAGGCACCAAAGATATTGTAATTACGGCTACCATCAAATTTAATGGTAAACCAATCTTGGTAAAATCGGTAAACTTATATCCCCCGGGACCATATACCATCAAGTTTGTCTGATAGCCAATTGGCGTCGAAAAACTGGCCGAGGCCGCCATAATAATAGTCATCACAAAGGGCATATAGCTTACCCCAAAGGAAGCAGCCATCGATATGGCAATCGGAAATATCAGCACCGCAGCTGCATTATTGGTCACCATTTCGGTAAGTACCCAAGTGGATAGGTATACTCCTGCCAGCGCCAGGTACGGACTACCCTTGGCATAGCTTAAAAACCCTTCAGCTAAAACCGAGGCAGCACCGGTTTCCTGCAAAGCATTTCCTAACCCTAATGAAGCTGCAATAACCAGCAGAACTGACCAATCGATATAGTCTTTAGCTGTAGCTGTTCTGCAACATCGAGACGCTACCATTAGTCCGGCTGCTAAAAAAGAAGCCTGAAACATGGAGAGCAACCCAAAAGCGACAGAAGCAACCATCCCGCCCAAAATAGCCCATGCATAACCCGATTTTTCGTAGTCAGGTGGACTAGAATCACTGATTCCGCTTATTAGATAGTAATCACTAGAGTTTCTATACTGATCCAAAAAGGTAGGATGCGCCTCTAAAAGCAGCGTATCACCGGTATTTAACCGAATGTCTCCCACCTTCTCTTTCACCCGTTCTCCACTGCGTGATACAGCCAACACCACCGCATCATACATATTGCGAAATCCTCCATCTTTAATTGTTTGGCCGTTAACCGGATGGCTCGGAGAAACAACGGCTTCAATTAATAGACGTTCGCGACGTGATGAGTTGAGCTTAAATATTTGATCCGTGGCCGGGGTCAACCCTTTGATCTGCTGCAAATCAATAATAGAATCCACAACCCCGGTAAAAATGAGCCGATCATTAGCCCGCAATTCCTGTTCAGGGTCAACGGCTGCAATAATATGTCCATCCCTATAGATTTCGGCCAAGAATAGCTCCGGAAGGTGGCGAAGACCCGCTTCTTCAATCGTTTTGCCGGGCAGCGGACTGTCTCCTTGCACAATCATCTCAATGGTATATTCTCGCGGATCTTTAAAGGTATCGTAGCCCGAACCACGCTCAGGAAGTAGTTTATCCCCAAAAAATGCGAGATACAAAAAACCAACAATAGCACAGGGTAACCCAATGAGGCCGGGTTCAAACATTCCGATCGTCTGTGTCGAAGCCTCTTCAATAAGCAAGCCATTAACGATAAGATTGGTACTGGTACCAATAAGGGTACACGCCCCTCCCAAAATAGCAGCATAACTCAACGGGATGAGTAACTTGGAAACAGCAACTTGATTTTTTCGGGCCCAATCCTCCAAGGCCGGGATAAAAGAAGCAACAACGGGAGTATTATTAAGAAAAGCACTGACAACCATAACCGGTGCCATGATACGTAGCTGGGTACGGCGGATACTGTTGAAGCGGCCGACTATCGTCTCCACTACATATTGGATAGCCCCTGTTTCTTTAAGGCCTGCAGCTACCACATACAGGGCTGCTACAGTGAGCATCCCTTGGTTTGAAAAACCGACAAGAGCCTCAGATGCTGGAACAGTCTGCGTAACTATTAGCGCCGTCAGTCCACCTATAAAAACGACATCAGCCGCTATACGCGTACTGATGAGTAATACAATGCATATTAAAATGACGGCTATTACCGTCCAGCCGGCTAGTGTCATGGCTATAACTGTTGTAAAGTCTTTTTTTCTCTTGAGCACAAAGAAAAAGAATTGTGATGTGCTTTCAAATTACAAATCTACAAATGATAAGCGCCTAAGGCCGAAAGGTTTGCCTTACTCTTTAGATCTTAGCGAACCTTTTCATGAGCTTTTAATAGGTCTACAAAAATTCCCATAACGAATTCTAATCCGGTGACTTTTTTGCTGTACCACGTTCTACGTTGATTACTTTTTTTGTCACTGAAAAACAGTAACAAACAGTACCTTTTTCTTTCCAGCCTTGATGATCCTTGGCACTCATAAATTATTTCAAGGTTATCACCGGTACAAAATACCCAACCGCCTGCTTTGCCCTCCGCTCACAATTCTAATGTCGTTTGGGGCAACTTTATTCAGATAATAGCGTTTTCAAACGGGGTCTGGGGCGAATCGCGGAAAAGGTTTGGGGAAAGCAACTGCCGGAATAGAGCAATCCTATGAATAAGTATGTTAACAAGTACAAAATCTACGATTCCCCCAGCAGTTTTTTCCAATACATAGCTTTAGAACAAGGTAAAAATGGCCATCCCCGCCACTACATAAAACTTCGGGATACATAGCTGCACCTCCTTCGGTTCACATTACTTAGCGCCACAATGAGGACACTTCATTGCCTCATTAGCGCCCATCATTGCGAGGAATACAGTGAATTGGCGGGACGACGTGGCAATGATGCGTGACGGCTACTTTTTGATACTAAGCGAATTGTTATCAGGGAGATCCTGAACCAAGTTCAGGATGACAAGATGGGTGGATAAAAAATGGGGCTCTCGGACGTTGAATAACCCATCCACCGTCAATCCTCAACATTCATTATCTAAAATTGCCTTCGCCTACATCGGCCAAAACACCGGAACCAAAATAATTACGACCGCCCAAAGTACGAGCTGTAGCGGAAAACCCACCTTAAAGAAATCGGTAAACTTATAATTACCCGGTCCATAAACCATCAGATTTGTCTGGTAACCGATGGGCGTTAAAAGAGACATGGAGGCCGCTAGTGTAATCCCAATAAAGAGCGGACGCGCCGCTAATCCCTGGGTTTCAGCTATCGATAGGGCAATGGGGAACATAAGGGCAACAGCCCCATTATTGGTAATAAGCTCCGTCAGTATTACCGTCACTATAACAACCCCGGCAAGAACCGTCCTGGGACCATAGATACTCGTCAAATCCACTAATCCCTGCCCAATTATTACCGATGTACCACTCACTTCCATGGCTCTACCTAAGCCCAAGGCCGAACCTATTACAATTAGTACCGTCCAATCGATAGATTGCCGTGCCTCACCGGCCTCTATAACATTAAAAGCCAATAAAACGGCAACCCCCAACACTCCTGCCAGGGCTATATGCATAAATCCAAAAGCAACAAGACCAATGATACCGACTAACACAGCAATAGAAATATATAAATCCTTTCCACCGGGGCGTTCTTCTTTAATTTCCGATACATCACCGGGAACTTCACCACCAGCTTCACTGGTTAGAAAGAAATCCTCCGTACCTTCATAGGCACCCCGGAAACCGCGACCGGTATCAAGAAGCAATACATCGCCGGGATGCAATACGAACTCTCCCAAAGGCTCATCAATACGTTCTCCCTTTCTCCGGACTCCTGTTACAGCAGCTCCAAATCGTTCAAGCAGTTTGGCCTCCCCCACGGTAGCGCCTACCAATCGTGATCCTTCCTTAACAACTACCTGGTGCAACTCTCGGTCTTTTTCATCGCGCCTTATAGTTCGGGGCGGTTGAAATGCAAGCCGAAGCCCGGGATAACCGGTCAGGTTCGGCTTTTTTGCAGCGATACCACCTTCAGCTGCATAAAAAAGATGATCTCCCGCCCGCAGCTTTTCATTTTCGGGTACCGGTGCAATCTCTTGCTCATTTCGGTTAATACGTGACAAATAAAATCCCGGAAATACTGTGAGACCTGCTTCTCCAACTTCCTTACCAATAACCTCTGCCCCATCGGTTATTTCAAGCTCTACCAAAAGCTTTCGCTTTAGTTCTTCCTGATATCGAATATCTCGGCGAGCCGGTGTCAACTTAGGTGAAACAAAAACCAAATAAATAAGTCCGGATATAGCACAAGGTACTCCTACCCATGCCAGTTCAAAAAAAGAAAACCCTTCGAATCCATGACTTTGTAATAAGCCATGCGTAATCAAGTTTGTACTGGTACCGATCAGCGTACACATTCCTCCTAAAATAGCAGCATAAGAAAGAGGCATTAACAGTTTTGAAGCCGGGATATTTTTCTTCTTTGCCCAGCTCCGTATCGCCGGTATTCCCATTGCCACAATAGGGGTATTATTAAGAAAGGCCGAGTAAACAGAAACACTGGGGCATAACCGTAACAATATACGCTGTACACTTCTGGTTTTTTTACCTAAAATAAATTCACTGGCCTGATCCAAAGCCCCACTTTCTCGAAGTCCCGTCCCCACTACATATAAGCTACCCAAGGCTACCAGCGTTGTATTTCCGAAACCAAGGAAAGCCTCCTCCAAGCTAATCACGCCGCTGGCGGTAGCAATAGCCAAAGCTGTTACCAACACAGCATCAGGACTCCACACATCAAATGCCAATGCAATGAAAGCGAATGCTAATACTGATAAAATTATAATTTGTTCAAACCCCATAAAACCGTAACCGGCTAATGATTTAAATAGTTTACGTAGTGTGTTTTTTATCGAAGGTGGCAAAGTAGGTGTCCTTCCTAAAATACCCTCTCATTGATCGTACTGTGATACCGCTTAAATATCATACTCAAATAAATGAATTATCCGATGTTTTCAAACTTATACAGAACATTTTATGAATGGCGTATAGATCAGTATCTGAACAATGGATAAGAACTACAGTCGTTGATGCTTATCCTCCTACACCTCTTTCGGATCTCATTGTCGCGCTATCATCATTAGAGCCACAATAGAGCACTTCTTGCAAACATTTCGTCTTCTATGCGAACCAATACGAAAAGGACCTGATTCGCCGGACCGTGTACAGGATAACAAGGATGTTACCAGTCCACCTCCCTTTGATAGTTACTGTATCCATTTTTTGATAAATCTTATGGTGTATTCCTTTTGTCTTGATACAAAAGGAACATCCCAAATGATAGCATGCAAAAATAGACATATTAACGATACCTAACTTAAAATATGGGAACTCCACCGAAAGCATCTCATTCTAATGGAGGCAGTAGAACGAAAGAAAAACTAAAACGATATTCTCGCCTGAATCCCAATTTCACTGCGTGTATCCCCTTCAATCTGGTTTAATCCACTCCCCACTACCTGTTTATTCTCATAGACCGTAACTCCAAACTTTGCCCATAACTCCAGATACTCAAAAGGCTCATAGTTTAGCAAAGCATACATTCGTTGTCCCCTATCAAACAGGGCCTGGCTGGCAAAAACATATAACAAATCATTTTCAAACTGGTACACACGGCTACTAAAACTCTCAGTATCAAACATCGATATACGAGCATCAAGCTGAAGGTTCTCTCTTAACTGCAATCGGATATCCTGATAGATCAAATAACCACGCTCCAGGCTTTCCCCAGCCTTTTTACTCTGCACCAACTCTCCCCTGCTCCGCAGACGTACTTTCGGATTTACCCGATATTCTAGGTGTGCCCTATAAGTACTTCGTCGCGACGACCCGAGTTTTCGTTGCTTTCGCCCATACCTATCGGTGATTTCAAACTCGTCATCTTCAATTTCACTTCGAAACTGCAAGTAAAAATTAAGATCTGATGACATCTCTACATTGGCCTTCCCCAGCCATTCATATCCTTGGGTAGGCTGGTTGGTCCCAAAACGAGCACCAGGAAAACGAAACTGATCCATATAAGCAAAAAGCGTAATATTTTCACCGATAGCGTGTTGTAACCCCAGATAAATACCTTGTTCATTTTTAGGCTGTCCCGATATTTCTCCGAAGCCGTTCCCCAAAATCGATTGAAAATCCTTTTGGTAATGGCGGTAGGCCAAGGTCATTTCAGTATCTTTCCCAATCTCGCTTTCAATCCCTGTTATATATCCTAATCCTCCATTCTCGCTTCGTGCTGCCTCACCGAACACTAATGCCGAACCCAATAAAAATGTATAATCAACGCCAAAAGCTGAATTCGACCGCCCTTCAAA includes:
- the cysQ gene encoding 3'(2'),5'-bisphosphate nucleotidase CysQ translates to MMLKEIIGIAQEAGEAMLKIYNDAQDVEISRKDDDSPLTKADLASHHIIVDALKELDPETPIISEESGVPAYDERNGWDTFWIVDPLDGTKEFIKKNGEFTVNIALIDDGIPVMGVVYVPDKETLYYAEKGKGSFKQVGTEAPEPIYSTASTSDDELIAMQSRSHGSGKLVEQLKEKGLNVVKTIPAGSSLKFCLVAEGKADIYPRMGPTMEWDVAAGDAVYRYSAREGSHSSPLTYNKEDLKNGSFLIGLKDNVEF
- a CDS encoding four helix bundle protein translates to MNKPNVIKEKSFKFALKVITLSQLLVSKNEFVISRQLLKSGTSIGANVEEAGAAQSKRDFIAKMAIASKEERETKYWLRLLKHGEFLIFDAEQHLKEINEIINILTSIVKTSQQNLK
- a CDS encoding SLC13 family permease; this encodes MLKRKKDFTTVIAMTLAGWTVIAVILICIVLLISTRIAADVVFIGGLTALIVTQTVPASEALVGFSNQGMLTVAALYVVAAGLKETGAIQYVVETIVGRFNSIRRTQLRIMAPVMVVSAFLNNTPVVASFIPALEDWARKNQVAVSKLLIPLSYAAILGGACTLIGTSTNLIVNGLLIEEASTQTIGMFEPGLIGLPCAIVGFLYLAFFGDKLLPERGSGYDTFKDPREYTIEMIVQGDSPLPGKTIEEAGLRHLPELFLAEIYRDGHIIAAVDPEQELRANDRLIFTGVVDSIIDLQQIKGLTPATDQIFKLNSSRRERLLIEAVVSPSHPVNGQTIKDGGFRNMYDAVVLAVSRSGERVKEKVGDIRLNTGDTLLLEAHPTFLDQYRNSSDYYLISGISDSSPPDYEKSGYAWAILGGMVASVAFGLLSMFQASFLAAGLMVASRCCRTATAKDYIDWSVLLVIAASLGLGNALQETGAASVLAEGFLSYAKGSPYLALAGVYLSTWVLTEMVTNNAAAVLIFPIAISMAASFGVSYMPFVMTIIMAASASFSTPIGYQTNLMVYGPGGYKFTDFTKIGLPLNLMVAVITISLVPLIWPL
- a CDS encoding SLC13 family permease, with protein sequence MGFEQIIILSVLAFAFIALAFDVWSPDAVLVTALAIATASGVISLEEAFLGFGNTTLVALGSLYVVGTGLRESGALDQASEFILGKKTRSVQRILLRLCPSVSVYSAFLNNTPIVAMGIPAIRSWAKKKNIPASKLLMPLSYAAILGGMCTLIGTSTNLITHGLLQSHGFEGFSFFELAWVGVPCAISGLIYLVFVSPKLTPARRDIRYQEELKRKLLVELEITDGAEVIGKEVGEAGLTVFPGFYLSRINRNEQEIAPVPENEKLRAGDHLFYAAEGGIAAKKPNLTGYPGLRLAFQPPRTIRRDEKDRELHQVVVKEGSRLVGATVGEAKLLERFGAAVTGVRRKGERIDEPLGEFVLHPGDVLLLDTGRGFRGAYEGTEDFFLTSEAGGEVPGDVSEIKEERPGGKDLYISIAVLVGIIGLVAFGFMHIALAGVLGVAVLLAFNVIEAGEARQSIDWTVLIVIGSALGLGRAMEVSGTSVIIGQGLVDLTSIYGPRTVLAGVVIVTVILTELITNNGAVALMFPIALSIAETQGLAARPLFIGITLAASMSLLTPIGYQTNLMVYGPGNYKFTDFFKVGFPLQLVLWAVVIILVPVFWPM